The Ostrea edulis chromosome 1, xbOstEdul1.1, whole genome shotgun sequence genomic sequence CTTTGGTCAATTGCGTTAACTCATTTTCTTGCACCTCCCACATGACCCTATTAGTACATTGTTCAGCTGTctatatattgaaaaaagaaaatcatatctaaagaacttttaaaaaCTGTTAACTTTAGTGGGATATATATCTCTGTATCAATTTAATAACCACACACCTTGATCATCTCTCTGAAGATCTTGAAAAAACTGGTATGCAGCATTTTCTACCATCAACGCATTTGGGGCCATCTCTGATACTGGCATAGATGATTCTCTCTGAGAGGTAACTTCTCCAGCCATTTCATTCTCATAGACAGGCATTACATTGTCTATTTGTTTCTCTTCATAACAATTTAGCATACTATCCAATGGGTTCTCCCATGAACTTTTATCCATTACAAGTTCCATTTTACTTCCATGCTTTTCTGTGTTTAAGGCTTTTTGTTGCAACTTTGCATCATGATAGATTGTTTCTTCTTTTGATAACTTTTGTATGTCTTTATTGGTGCAACTTTTTTCCGTATTTGTGTTTTCTGTTAACAAATCCTCTGTCTTCATTGAATTCCTGTTTTTCTCTGTCCCTAACAAAATATACTCTGATGTTGAACtacaactctttcaaaaatTCAAACTAGATTTCAATCTCCAGTTTTAATACTTCTACCTCTcttaaaaaaaagtttcatatttttcagatttaaactttatttACTATTCTCATTacttgtagatacatgtatttgtagtCTTACCCCTATCAGACAATATTTCCCTCTTCTTCACAGTATTACTTTCGTTCACCTGCATGATTTTAGGTTCATGAACTTGATGTATCTTATTTGGCACTGGTCTTTGGTGAGTAGCATTTGCCACGCTGTTGATGATGTCTGATGATGTTTCATCAGAGATTTCCTCTGTCACCTCCTCTGGTTGAATTAACAATTGCCGACATGCACTGGGTGTAAAATGGCTTTGTGCTTGATGCAGCAATACTTGACTTTTATTTGTCTTCATAGCATCATCTATAGTTTCTCTGTTTGGTTTACTACCACTAGAACCCTCTTTACTTATCTGACCTTCGCTTGTCTTTTCAGAATTGGGTTTAGCTGTCCTTGCATTTTCGTTTTTTTCACCATCATATACTCTGGATTGTTTTATTAGTAAGTGTGAAATAGGCTGAGGAGATGCTTTCCAGTCTACATTCTTACGATACTGGCTCAAAGTGCTAGCTATTGAGCCCAATTTGGGCTGCAAAGTCGAAAAGTCTTCCTTCACTGGAATATATCCCTTTCTTACCCCATCTATTTTAATACTTCCAAAATTTGCCTCTTCAACTTTACCATCATAAGCATGAggttttttatattttcctaTACCGTACATTTGCGACAATTCTTCTTTTGACAGTACATTTTGAATTTCCTCTGTCTTCTCTTCTGAATGCTCCGATACAGTGACACCGAGATAATCACCACTATCACACTTAGATTCAATTAAATTCCCAGGAGTCTTTGAGtccttttcaatttttgtagaaGAATATTGAAATACTGATCTGTAAATTCTGCTGTTGCAACCTCTTAACACGACTGAGTGTCTAGTAAACATTGCGTTTCATGACATTCAACAGCTGTTCAACAACTAACTAAACCACTAGAACTTATCACCTTCAACATATTGTAATTCCTAAATAGCACAAAGATTGgctaaatatcaaaataaaccGTTTGAACCTctagaaatgaaaaattcctGCGAGTTTGTCGgtgctttttttttctttcttttctgtcAACGACATGTCTACTCTATGGAGGCTGCCATATTGAAAATCTTGTTAACTCGATCGGGAaggtataattttatttttcaaatctaaacagttaaaaataaaaataatccccTCTAAAAGATAGAAAATGACAATGAgatgattatgaaattttttataACAAGATTATGATGATCAGAACCGTGGATGTCTAACAAGTTTACACTATACCGAATGAATAAAGTACGAATTAATAATAAAATCTACTTTCACTTTGGACGCTTGTGTGCATTCGTGTGTATACATTTGAATGACAATATGGAGGAAAACAGACGAAATATGTTGTTGAAGTTCCCGTGCTTAGTTCCAAAAAACCTTGACTTTACTGAGTATGATGGATACATTCAAGTTTTGGATCAGGAATATAGAATGAACATCAAATTACCAAAAGATGGAAGACTACGAGATGCGAAATTAACATGTGATTGGAAATTAGAAcagattttgaaaaagtatGAAAAAATTGTAACACAGAGATTAGCTCAATGTGGAAATCTTCCAGCTTTCTTGGAGGAGCTGAGAAGTATTGCAGAGAGGCAACTTAGTTCCCAAGATCAATGTAAATCAACAGCATTTAGTAGCAATTGTGCACAACTGATATCAGAACTAGAAAATATTGGATGGGAAAAAGTGGTTTCTGTTGATGCAGATTTTCAATCATTCCAAATCAAGTACACAGATGCAAAGCAGAGACAGCATATAATGAAAATCAAGCTCCATCCTCAAAATTCAAGGCATGCTCCTACGATTGCAGTAGATCTTCCTGCCGAGTTTGATGTTGTTTGGACACCCTCTTCTACACTTCTAGATGTATTCAATCAGTTTGTTCATAATGTTGATCTTTATCAAGAATTATGGAATAATTTGGATGAATTGGACCAGAAAACATGGATTCTAGAACCAGATAATCCCACGTTTGCTGCCACTAATAGAAGAATTGCCTTAAGTGCGAGCGCATCTGTACAAGTAACTGTAGATCCCAAACATCCGCATAGCTTACCAGAAATCAAATTCCTGGGGTCAGATAAGGCAACCAATCCTTTGCGGGAAAACATGACAACTAATCTGGCTTTGTGGAATGAAAATGATAGCCTCCTTAAAAATGTATCCACTGTATTAGATGTTACATTTCCTTCTCCTTCAGACTCCAGGAAGGAGGATTTTAGTGCAGATTGTGGAATATGTTACTCCTACAGGCTAGGAATGGAAATTCCTGAGGAGGTGTGTAATGATTCTCGTTGTGGCCAGCCCTTCCATCAGACCTGTTTGATTGAGTGGTTACGAGGACTTCCTGCATGTAGACAGAGCTTTAACACTATATTTGGGGAGTGTCCATATTGTGGAACTCCCATTACTGTAAAAATGTTGATTAAGAAATGAGATGTTTGGAAAATGAATTAAAGGTTTGAAGATTTAACATTTAAAGAGAGAgaattgattggatattgtttaacgtccctcttgagaatatttcactcatatatggagacgtcaccattgccagtgaagggctgcaaaatttcggcctaatctcggcgcttatagccattgagcagggagggatctttatcgtgccacacctgctgtgacacgggacctcggtttttgcggtctcatccgaaggaccgctccatttagtcaccacttacgacaagcaagggggtactgaggactttaTCTTGTttgtacattttgaaaaaaaaacactctAGGGGTGTGTTTGAAGTCGCCATTCCCATTGTTCTTGTGTTCCATTCTTAGAGTCGcaaatgacgagaacatgtgcgcatgAACGTGTTCTTTGTTCTTCAACCACACTACCTACAGAGGTGGTGTGGGTTCTTTCACCTCGAACCCGTTCTCGGGTTGCGTACTTGGCGTTCAGGATTgacaggaatttgtactcgtACAAAGAACAgggatctcgaacgcactctaGTAAACAGGTGCCTGGGTTTACAGTCTCCTCTATCACTAGTTAACAGGTGCCTGGTTTTACAATCTTCTCTATCACTAGTTAACAGGTGCCTGGTTTTACAGTCTCCTCTATCACTAGTAAACAGGACCACCCATTCTTCAATTAAGATCAAacttgcaaaaaaaaaaaattctccttGTAAAATTTTGCTCGTTAATATTGCAGTTTGACTGTACTTAAGgtaggtccttagtcctggatttttggggtttaggtagcatttttttgtttggaatcaataaattaacattcagagtaatgaaaaaaggcaaaacagttaagggtttccatattaattttcattacatacaccactaaagtcatataccccgatgtagatttttatgaaattcattggaaacagttatttgttgttattttaatataaaaacaacaaaatattttttgaattgcatttatttatcgggaaacatgtcaatcaGAGATGGGGTAATCGTAATCAGTAATCGTAATTGATTACAAtcgattacatttttttaagtaatcgtaatcgtaattgattacatttgtttttgctttaaagcaaagtaatcgtaatcaattactttggcaaagtaatcgtaatttatgattacaataatgattacaatgattactttatatttatattaaaataattatttaatagatAACAGTTAGAGcttatgtatgttatgtgtgCCATCATAAGATTTATCCATATCTATATGATATTATACTTACAGTATTTGCATGTATTCAATAGCAACTAAGGTCTAAATCTGTTTAAATTAAACTTAATAATCTGAACTAGTATACCCTGTATCATTTACTGTACATCTCATTGATCTCATTGATCTATTGTTACTTAATGAGTATGAGCTCACTCCTAATTAGTAGTTCACTATACTGTGCTCTATTGTTAATTAGCATCTTTCATCTTTTCTGTGGATTTATTAATAAAACcagtaaatatttgttgtttttcttgttcAAAAGCATGTAATCATGATTACTTTTCACAGTAATCGTAATTGTAATcaattactttcaaaatatgtgtaatcgtaatcgtaatcatagattttcaaagtaatcgtaatcaattacatttacaatgtaatcgACTCATCTCtgatgtcaataactaaaacacatgtcattttcaatatgttcatcaagttttagattAATATGTGGAAAAATATTGAATTGGTgttattccccaaaatgttaaaaaacaaacaaatgtggacgcattttccttatagcatggtttacatgtcattttttctgtttatattagtagagttacatctgttatagttattcatggggaaaaatccatacctttccttaataatttcaaatctatagcttccagattatgtatacccccatcaaaaactgaagtctggcaccatacagctgagctatttaaatcactcgggattaaaattgtatgtaatttcatgaaaaaacacagataatgattccttatcaccttggtaaaatgtttgtcaaaaataaaggaaatctatcgcattatggacttgataaataattgaatgaaaacagagttattgtccttggattcaatattttgaaacatataattgactattcaaatataactaagaattttgaaatattttatggctaacaagattttttacaataactattgaaaaagattccaacaaaatttatgttcctatcattaaattattgactttgcaaaatcctatgatgTCACACGAGTGTGGAACTACATTAAGACATAATTTTGATGATCTCAATCTATCTGTGATACAGGAGGGAACACTGAAAGGACGTCATATGACAGGGAGCCATTATTTATAGAAACTGTTGTCCAACAAATCTAGAGTACTAtagtttattttcaatgataaaaaatatcaaatgaaatattttcaaatataaaaaccTTTATTTACTCTAAACTTCTCTTCTTGAAGAATTATATCTTAATCCTGTAATTATACGTGCTGCTTCAATTTGTACATCTTCTAGTAATTTTGAATCTTGTACGCTACAAACATCCCATACAACATCAGCATATTCTATTACTGGTCtgattaaagaaaaatatattttgataagggAGTCTCTACTAAGTGTGTATTTGAGCATTCTAAGAATATTTAGACGAGTGCATGCTCTTTGGTATATTCCTTGAATATGTTGTACAGACCTTTCTAATTCGTTAATGTTGCATGGAGGAGGGGGGTTACTTTTGACTAAATTCCAAATGTGTTCAATGGGATTAAGATTCGGGGATTTCGCAGGCCAGGCATAACGCGGATGTTTCCTGCAAGAAATTGCTGAGTTGCTCTTGCACTATGACAGGGAGCCTCTGCCTCTATCAGCTGTGATATGCGGTACAAGAACTGTATGGTCTAAGAATGTCATTTTGATATCTCCTTGCTGTGAGACCACTGATAACACGAATAATCGGAGTTCTCACATGCATTGATACTCCCACCCAGACCATAATAGTACCACGTCCACCTAATCCGTCCACCTCCTCGACGGAAACAGTGCCCTGGCGTTCTCTTTGTCGCCGATACACCCTCTTCCTACCATCAGAGCTCCATAACTTGATTTTGTCTCATTTACAGAGAAACAAAATTGCCCAATCAGCTCTGGTAGATCTTTAATGTCTTTGTACCCATGCCAGACGTAATGTTCAATTTATCTGGGTCAGCACCACAGCTCCCTTTGGACGTTTGGCACATAGCTGTACCTCTTTTAAAGCGGTTGTGTACTGTTTGAGAAGATATTGGACGGTCATGAACACCACTGTTTATCATGCCGTTGACTGATTTCAATCTGTCTCTTAAATAGTTAAGAACGATGTTCATAGCGATCTTGAACTCTGGTTATGACATGTGACTTGGGTCTTCGGCGGATATCCCGAACACTTCCTGTTTGATTGTATTTTGACCAGAGCTTTCGAATTGTTGTAAGACATCGATGAAAGTGACGTGCTACCTCTAACAGAAAAAGAATAACCTTTGATGCA encodes the following:
- the LOC125664827 gene encoding E3 ubiquitin-protein ligase FANCL-like, translated to MNKVRINNKIYFHFGRLCAFVCIHLNDNMEENRRNMLLKFPCLVPKNLDFTEYDGYIQVLDQEYRMNIKLPKDGRLRDAKLTCDWKLEQILKKYEKIVTQRLAQCGNLPAFLEELRSIAERQLSSQDQCKSTAFSSNCAQLISELENIGWEKVVSVDADFQSFQIKYTDAKQRQHIMKIKLHPQNSRHAPTIAVDLPAEFDVVWTPSSTLLDVFNQFVHNVDLYQELWNNLDELDQKTWILEPDNPTFAATNRRIALSASASVQVTVDPKHPHSLPEIKFLGSDKATNPLRENMTTNLALWNENDSLLKNVSTVLDVTFPSPSDSRKEDFSADCGICYSYRLGMEIPEEVCNDSRCGQPFHQTCLIEWLRGLPACRQSFNTIFGECPYCGTPITVKMLIKK
- the LOC125678158 gene encoding uncharacterized protein LOC125678158, which encodes MFTRHSVVLRGCNSRIYRSVFQYSSTKIEKDSKTPGNLIESKCDSGDYLGVTVSEHSEEKTEEIQNVLSKEELSQMYGIGKYKKPHAYDGKVEEANFGSIKIDGVRKGYIPVKEDFSTLQPKLGSIASTLSQYRKNVDWKASPQPISHLLIKQSRVYDGEKNENARTAKPNSEKTSEGQISKEGSSGSKPNRETIDDAMKTNKSQVLLHQAQSHFTPSACRQLLIQPEEVTEEISDETSSDIINSVANATHQRPVPNKIHQVHEPKIMQVNESNTVKKREILSDRGTEKNRNSMKTEDLLTENTNTEKSCTNKDIQKLSKEETIYHDAKLQQKALNTEKHGSKMELVMDKSSWENPLDSMLNCYEEKQIDNVMPVYENEMAGEVTSQRESSMPVSEMAPNALMVENAAYQFFQDLQRDDQVSRIDRESTVDLSKYLHRRVEKLTEDEVLDELVESIIYNRDDILAINKIYGIPSQGGEGVRLNIADLLPKLAARIHCENLHLVHRLDKETTGIMLFGKTEEMANKLRKAFKNREVKKTYLVITKGIPSIKEGIIDVPIGEGEVGKDRKKRMTCIPIYDSETKHVMHKSKKKMMPAITHYRLVAKSNSCALLEVRPETGVKHQIRTHLLHVLKTPVLGDHKYSYLSEIKPQILPSDVVRRLGIRQSKTRNLPMYIHAKFIMIPEFLDGRSFSVHCSVPRAFRSLLKRAKISHKNVDAF